ATGCATATACAGTAGCCTTATACAAAAAAGAACACCGTGGAAAAGCTCCTTCTAAAAATCCTCAAGATCCAGAATGGGTGCGTTGGAGGGCTAACAAAATCACCGACTTCATGAAACGGGTATTTACAGCCATCAAAGCCAATAACAAAGATTGCCTTGTTTCCGTCGCACCGAATCCCCAACGTTTCTCCTACGGCTTCTTTTTAGCAGACTGGCAGAGATGGGAACGCATGGGACTCATCGAAGAATTGGTATTGCAGATATATCGTAATGACCTGAATGTCTTTATCAGCGAATTAGAGTATCCAGAAGTCAAAGCAGCACAAAAACATATACCCGTGAGTATCGGTATTATAGCCGGCTTGAAAAACAAATCGATACCCATCGCCCAGATTCAGACACAAGTGCAAAAAGTGCGCGATCGCAACTTTGCCGGCGTTTCCTTCTTCTTCTATGAAACCCTATGGAACCTCAGCCAAGAAACAGCCCTAAAGCGACAATCTAGCTTTCAGCAAATCTTCCCCACACCAGTGGCTTATCCGAATTTGCTCACAGGTTGGAAACCGTAGGGGGGATGGGGAGCAGGGGAGCAGGGGGGCAGGGGAGATGAGGGGATAGGGGGATGGGGAGCAGGGGAGCAGGGGAGATGAGGGTATGAGGTGACAACTGACAACTGACAACTCCTAACTCCTAACTCCTAACTCCTAACTCCTAACTCCTAACTTCCTATTCCCAACCGCCCAGCCAAGCCGGGAGTTAAGGGTAAAAGGGTAGTAATCATTAAGAATAGAGCCAACAGACCTAAAGCAGCTCTGGCATCATCGGGTTCGGTGATTTCATTCAAGCTGGGGCGTTCTAAATCCCGTTGTAAGAACAAAATCACAAATGCCCAATATAGAGCCAGAGTATTGGCCAGAGCCACTACTCCTAACAAAATTAAAGTTGCAAGTGTTGCCCGTCCTGCGGTTTTACGTCCATAAATTGCTTGGACAATGCGACCACCATCTAATTGCCCTGCGGGCATTAAGTTTAAAGCAGTGATTACCAACCCCAGCCAACCAATCACTACCAACGGATGAACATTTACTAGGGGTGACTGTAAAGCCGAACCCAAGACAACCCGCGCCAAGCTACCCACCAAAATGGAGCTTTGGAAAAACTGATTGGGCAATTGAAATAAACTGCCTGGGTGGGAAAGCAATAACCCAACAATCAGCATTAACAAAGAAACGATACCACCTACGGCTGGCCCTGCCAAAGAAATATCGAATAGTACCTTGCGATTGGGCAACAGAGATTCAAAACGAGTAATTGTACCAAAAGACCCAATTTGCACGGCAGGCAAAAAGAAGGGCCAGCTGAGGCGGATTTGGTGACGACGTGCAACTAACCAATGACCGATTTCATGAGCTACCAAAATCGCCAATATGCCAGCGCCTATGGGCAAAGCTTCTGTAAACCGTTCCGGATTAGCGAATAAATCGAAATTCAGCAGCAGTCCCGCAGTTTCAAAACTGGTGGCGATAGTTGCCACAGCCAAGATACCTGCAAAGACTTTTTGCGGTAACATCGTCGGTTGTGGGTCACTACTGCTGGGTAGAACAATCACCACAGGTTTTCCATCTGTGTTTTGCACTAAAAACAGGCGATATTTATCACCTAGTTTTTCTTTTAAACTTGCAGTCAGGCGCTTGTAAACCTCTTCTGCTTCTCCCCGGAGATTGCCTTTAAAAATAGCTCCTTGTTGGTAGGCAATGGTTTCTGTAGCAAAAAATGTATCAATACCGAAAATGCTTTTAATAGCATTTAAGTCTTCTTCTGGAATAGGCAATACTTCAATTTGCAATTGAGCAATTACTGGCTGTGGTGTATTTTCTGCTTGTGATGAAGGATCAACCGCCAGCCTTTCGGTTGCCCGTTGCCTGAGTATGGCCTCTTGACCAGCCGATCGCAGCTGTTTTCCCAAAAAGATGTACAATCCAGCAGAAACCACCACCAAGAATAATATACCAGCTATGTTGATATATATTCCGGCTGCAAACAAACCAAAGAACAACAGCCAGGGGGTCATTAACACCACAGACTGCAACCAGGCTAAGATTCCCAGCCTACCAAAAGGTCTGGCGCGATAAAAGCCCCAACCTAAAATTCCCAAAGCTACTAGCAAAAGTGTCCCAATGATGAGAGTCTCTGACGAAGTAAACATTTCCAAACCCTTCGCTGTGAAAGACCAAGCCCGAATTAGTCAGGTGTTAGAGATACATTTATCAGCCTACACGATTCATTGGGGACTGGGGAACTCGGGGCCCCCGCGACCGCTCTTAGTGGGGATTAGGGGCAATGGGGACTGGGGACTGGGGACTGGGGACTGGGGACTGGGGACTGGGGACTGGGGACTGGGGACTGGGGACTGGGGACTGGGGACTGGGGACTGGGGAATGGGGACTGGGGACTGGGTAATAAATTCTTACCAATTACCAATTCCCAATTACCAATTCCCAATTACCAATTCCCAATTCCCAATTCCCAATTCCCAATGCCTCCTTAGCGATGGCTGTTGTAGGAAACCTTCTCATCATGGCTAGAATCTAGCTGGTGAGGTTGGGGTCGAGGTGTTAAGCGATCGCGGATTCTGCCAATTACGATATAAAGAATTGGCACGATAAACAAACTTAGGAAAGTAGAGACTATCATACCTCCTGCGATCGCTGTACCCAGAGATTTTCTACTAGCTGCGCCTGCTCCCTCAGGATTTACCAATGGCCAAACACCCAAGATAAAAGATAAGGAAGTCATCAAAATGGGTCGCAAACGCTCTTGTGATGCTTGGACTGCGGCTTTAGTCAGTGAAAGACCTTGCTCTCGCAGTTGGTTGGCAAATTCTACAATCAAAATGGCATTTTTACTTGCCAGTCCAATTAGCATTACCAAACCAACTTGACAAAACACATCGTTGGGTAGACCTCGTAGAGATTGCGCCGACAGTGCCCCCAAAATAGCTAGAGGAACTGACAGCATAATAATTAAGGGGTCAACGTAGTTCTCATACTGAGCAGCTAATACCAAGAATACAAACACCAGCCCCAATCCAAAAATCAGCGGTGCTAGGCCTCCAGATTCCTTTTCTTCAGCGGTGATCCCTGCCCATTCATAACCCATAGTTGCGGGTAAAACCTCTTGTGCCAGTTTCTCCATTGCTGAGGTTGCTTGTCCAGAACTGTAACCAGGTGCAGCGGAACCGTTGATTTCAATTGAGCGGAATAAGTTGAAGTGATTGATTGTTTGCGCCCCAGTATTAGGAGTGATTTTCACTAGATTGCTCAGGGGAATCATTTGATCGTTGACAGAACGAACGTACAATTTACCTATATCATCAGGGTTAGAACGATACTGAGCGTCTGCTTGCACATATACTCGATAAGTCCGCTGTAGTAAGTTAAAGTCGTTGACATACCGCGAACCCAAGTAACTTTGGAGAGTATTAAAAACCTCGTCTACGTCAACTTGCAGGGCTTTAGCTTTGTTGCGGTCTACTTCAATCAACATCTGAGGCGTATTCGCATTAAATGTGCTAAATACAGCTTGCAATCCTGGTGTTTGATTACCGCGCTGGAGTAACTGACCCATGATTTGCAGCATGGTATTCAAGCCACTGTTACCAGCTCTATCTTGTAGCTGAAATTGGAAACCACCAAAATTGCCTAAACCCTGAATTGATGGTGGATTAACTGGAAAAATTCTGGCTTCGGGAATTGCCGACACCACTCCCGCTAACCTACCTATGATTGCTTGTGCTGACTTTGCTGGGTCGTGACGTTCTTCCCAAGGCGTGAGGGTTGTAAAAATCGCACCACTATTGGCAGAGTTGCCACTAAAACCAAAGCCACCTATGGCAAAAGTACCCGTGACTTCAGGTATTTTGAGGATTTCTTGTTCTACCTGAGTCATCACCTTGCTGGTGTAGTTGAGGGAAACTCCTTCTGGCCCTTGGATAATGGTGATGAAATAGCCTTGGTCGTCATCTGGAATAAATGCTGTTGGCACACTCAGGTAAAGCCAGCCTGTCACGCCCAAAGACAAGACAAATAACAGCACAACGATCGCTGTGATTTTTGTCAAACGATACAGGATGTTTTCGTATCCCCGGCGTGTCCAATCAATAAATCTATTAATCTGGTCAAAAATCCAGCCCAACCAACCGCGTGGTCTTTGTCCCCGACGCAACAGCAATGCTGAAAGTGAAGGGGTCAGAGTAATGGCAAGAAAGGTAGAAATTCCCATTGAAAAAGCGATCGTCAGCGCAAATTGCTTATATATTTGTCCTGTGGCTCCTGGAAAGAAGGCTACGGGTACAAATACCGCCATTAGCACTAGGGAAGTGGCAATTACTGCGCCGAATAACTCCCTCATGGACTCAGAGGCAGCTTGGCGGGGTGACATTCCCTCATCTTCGATTAAGCGAGAGACGTTCTCAACGATGATGATGGCGTCATCCACCACCAAGCCAGTTGCCAACGTCAGACCAAACATGGTCAAGGTATTAATGGAAAATCCGAAAACCTTGATAAAGGCAAAAGTGCCAACCAAAGTTAGGGGCACAACGATGACGGGAATCAGCGTGGTACGCCAGTCTTGCAAGAAGATATAAATTACTATAACAACAAGAGCGATCGCTTCTATCAGGGTCTTGACAACTTCTGCCAGAGATGCTTCTACAAACGATGTGGTATCAAAGGCCACTTCATATTTCATGCCTGGCGGAAAGCGTTCCGCTAGTCGTGCCATTTCAACTTTTACAGCCCTAGCAACATCCAAGGCGTTACTTCCCGGTGTGGTAAATATGCCTATACCTACACCTTCATTGCCTTTAAATCGCAGGAAAGAGTTATAGTCTTCTGCTCCCAGTTCAGCCCGACCGACATCTTTGAGTTTGATCAACGTGCCATCTGCACCTGTCTTGATCACTATGTCTGCAAATTCCGATGCCTCAGTCAGTCTACTCACCGCTTGCAGGTCTATTTGATACATCTGCTCTGGGTCTGATGGCTGCTGACCGATTTGCCCTGCACCCACCTGTAAGTTTTGTTCGTTAAGGGCATCGATTACATCTTGGGCGGTGAGGTTGCGACTAGCAAGGCGGTTAGGGTCAAGCCACAGACGCATAGCATAGCGGCGTTCACCAAAAATCTGTGCCTGACTTACACCATTAATTCTTTTGAGGGCATCGATTATGTATAAGTCGGCATAATTGCTTAAAAATACGTTGTCGAACTTTTTGTTATCTGAGTACAGCCCCATCGCTAAAATGATGCTATTAGACTGTTTATTGACAGTTACTCCAGTTCTTTGAACAGCTTCCGGCAACTGCGGTTCGGCGAGGGACACGCGATTTTGCACGTCAACTGCGGCAATATCTTTGTTCCGGCCTGGGTCAAACGTAACTGTAATCGTACTGTTGCCATTGTTACTACTGCTCGAAGTCATGTACTTCAAGCCTTCAACACCATTAATTTGGCGCTCTAAGATAGTCGTTACCGTATTTTCTACAATTTCAGCACTAGCACCGACATAATTAGCAGTAACAGTGATTTGAGTTGGGCTAATATCTGGATACTGCGCTGTAGGTAGCGTTGGAATACTAATTGCTCCTACCAGCAGAATCAGGATGGCGCAAACACTTGTAAATACAGGTCGCCTAATAAAGAAATCAACAAACATTGGGAATTAGGAATTGGGAATTAGGAATTAGGAATTGGGAATTGGGGAAATGGGAATGGGAAGTTAGGAGTTAGGAGTTAGGAGTTAGGAGTTAGGAGTTTGGAGTTAGGAGTTAGGAGTTTGGAGTTAGGAGTTTGGAGTTAGGAGTTTGGAGTTTGGAATTGGGAAAGATTTTCCTAGTACCCAGTCCCCAGTCCCCAGTCCCCAGTCCCTAGTCCCCAGTCCCCAGTCCCCAGTCCCCAGTCCCCAGTCCCCAGTCCCCAGTCCCCAGTCCCCAGTCCCCAGTCCCCAGTCCCCAGTACTAAGATTCAGGAACTATCGGCAGGCCATCTCTAAGATTCAGTAGTCCTGAGATGACAATTTGCTCTTGTGGCTGTAATCCTTCGAGAACTTGGTAATTATTACCTCTAATATTGCCTAATTTCACTGGTTTTTGCCTAGCTACCAGTTGCGATACTCCTTTTGGAGATGTTTGGGTTTCGGCTACGTAGACAAAAGTTTCTCCAGCTACACGAGACACTGCTGTAGCTGGAATTAATACTCCAGAACGCTCACTCCACACCACTCTAGCTCGCACTAATTGATCTGCCCGTAGCTCACCTTTTGAGTTATTAAAAAGTGCTTTAATCAATATTGACTGGGTATCATTGCTGGCATTTGGAGCTATGAAAAATACGCGACTAGTACCTATGACTTGACCTTGTGTATTCAATAACTCTACAGGCATTCCCTTACGTAATTCAGCCCCTTTGTCTGTTGGCACAGATATTTTGACTTCTAAAGGTCGGTTTTGAGTAATTGTCACTAGCTGTGTGGAAGTGTTAACAAAATCACCTATTTTGACTGGGATATCGCCAACTGTGCCATCAAAGGGAGCGCTAATGCGGTAGTACTGAAGCTGAACTTGTTGTTGTTCAGTATTTGCCTGAGCTTGCTGCAAGTCCTTTTCAGCCTGCAATATGCTAGCTTTCTGGGCTGAAATCCTGGAATTAATGACACCGAGATTAGCTTTGGCTGTGGCGAGCCTATTGGCATACTGATCCTTTGTTTGTCGAGCCACGGCTCCTTGGTCTGCCAAGGTCGCATACCTGTTGTAGTCCTGCTGATTCAATTGCAAATCAGCAAGGTTGGATAAACGTTCGGCTTCTAGGGATTTGAGTGTAGCGCGAGCATTCTCCAATTGTGCTTTAGATGCTTGGGCAGCAGCATCAATACTACTGACTGCTGCTTGTTGCTGTCTGGGGTCTACTTGGATAACTGCCGCTCCCGTTGCGATTGTATCTCCCGACCTGACAAATATTTGCGTGACTTGACCCTGAATTCTCGGCTGGAGTGTCACGGAACGCCGAGACTCAAGACTGGCGATATATTCTGTACTCTCGTCAATTGTGCCGATTTGGACTGGAGCTACTTTGACTCTTACCCCTGGAGGTTGAGCATTAGTAGATGCAGGTTGTTGGTTTGCAGGAGTGAGCAAACGCCAAACTACAGCTGTTCCACCCCCTACGATTAGTATTAAAGCTAACAATAACCGAAGCCACCGCCGTTGTTTGCGGGGTGGCTCGTAGGAGGTCTGGGGAAGCTGGTCTCCAAAATCGGTTTGAGGCTCAGGGGATGTCATGACTTACAGGCAACCTAAGAACAACTTAAAACATTAACTAATTAAGCACTACAGAATCAGGATTTGAGGTTTGAAGTTGAAATTTACTGATTTAGCATGACGCTTTGTAAAGCATTTTGTGGTAATTCAACCAACTATACCGCTTTAGACATTTTGCACAATCTACCCAAAGGTCAATGATAAAACCTAGTTTACAAATTAAATGATCTCCCTGTCTTTTCTGTTATTGCGGAAAATATTCTATTATTGCTTTCAATAGTCCAAAGTAATAAATACAGGACTTACGTAACTGGCACACATATTTTCTGCGATGGCAGTCAATAGTCAATAGTCAAGGGTAAAAAGTCAAGAGTCCAAAGTCAAGGTCTTTGGACGATTTTTGTCAAAAATATATGACAATGCGCGTAAGTCCTAAAATAGTCATAAAAAGGGCATTGGGCACTTGTACTGAGCGACTTGTGCCGAGCGCAGTCGAGGTAAGCCGAAGCATTGGGCATGGGAGCTATATCGATAGATATCGATGTATTATTTTCTCATGATTGGCTTGAAAAAGACTTTAAGCAGATTAGTAGGGGAGGCAGGGGAAGATAAAATCAACAACTCTTGCCTCCGGACAAATGATCAATGACAATCCTCACAAGTGGCTACATCAGTCATCACAATTCTACATGCAACTTTGATGTGGAATAGCTGAGCAACATCTGTTCAAAAGCTGTGGAGAGCGCTGTTTGAAACCGCTGTCGATGCTTTAGTTTGAAAAAAGGTCGAACTATTTCTGCGATCGCACTAGAACCATTCCTGTTATCAATAACTTTAATTGTTCGCAAAGTTCCCAGTTGTATTTCTTTTTTTACCATTAACTCAGAAATTCCGGTAGCACCTTCACCATTCTCGATCGCTGCTTTTGCCATCTCACCGCTATTGAACACTAAAATCACATTGAGTTCGCTCAGATTGATGCCCCAATTTTGCAAGGCTTCCTCAAACCTTTGTTGAGTTCCAGATTCAGGAACTCGCATCACCCAAGGGGTCTTTGTCAGTTCGGTTAACTCAATTTCTTTGCGTTCAAACCAAGGATGAGATTTACCCACTACAATTTGTAAGCGATCGCTCCCCACAATTTCGTATTCTAGAGTACTCTGAAGTGCTGGTTTCACATCTCCTTCCACTAAACCCAAATCAAACTGTCCCATTGCTGTTCCCACACAAATCGTTTCTGCATTGGCGAGAGTACAGTTAATCTGGATACCTGGATACTTACTTTTAAATTGACTAATCTTGCTTGGTAGCCAGTAGTTACCAATTGTCAAGCTTGATCCTAATTTCAATTCTCCACGTTGCAGGTTGTTCAATTCCCGCAATCCCCGTTCTGTCAAGGCTACTTGGTCGAGAATTTTCCGCGCCTCTACTTGTAGTAACTTTCCAGCTTCGGCAATCTCGATATGGCGACCAATGCGATGGAACAGCTTGACTCCGTATTCTTGCTCTAAGTTGTGAATCGCTGCACTGACGGCAGGTTGGGTAATATAAAGTTCTTCAGCCGCACGGGTAAAGTGTAGATGTTCTGCCACGGCGATAAAGATTTTTAGCTGCTCAAGCGTCATCCCTGCCATTTGTAGTTTCCCAAAAAACGAATGTCAAATTTCAATCACTTCCATTTATCATTTTGACAAAAAAAAGCATTTGATTCTATCGGTTAGTTTGCATACAGTATAAATCAAGCCTTTAGCACCGGGCCCAAACAGCTGAGGCAAAGATTGTAAATACCAGTCGAACGAACAAGCGCGTTACCGAGCATACGCGCAGCAACTTGTCGTCAGACATCGCTCGGTAGTTAAAGGAGATATGTGAATTATGAACAGTTGGCTATTTAGTACATTAATTATTGGGGTTTCCGCTGCTTTTGCCACCACATTTGACGATAATTTATACTTAACAGCCTTCTTCGGCAAAGTCAATCGTCACTTCCGACCCAAGCACATTATTCTTGGTGAATTTCTGGGTTTCACTGCATTAGTCTTTGCTAGTATGCCTGGATTCTTCGGTGGTCTAGTCATTCCA
Above is a window of Nostoc sp. UHCC 0702 DNA encoding:
- a CDS encoding LysR family transcriptional regulator, with protein sequence MAGMTLEQLKIFIAVAEHLHFTRAAEELYITQPAVSAAIHNLEQEYGVKLFHRIGRHIEIAEAGKLLQVEARKILDQVALTERGLRELNNLQRGELKLGSSLTIGNYWLPSKISQFKSKYPGIQINCTLANAETICVGTAMGQFDLGLVEGDVKPALQSTLEYEIVGSDRLQIVVGKSHPWFERKEIELTELTKTPWVMRVPESGTQQRFEEALQNWGINLSELNVILVFNSGEMAKAAIENGEGATGISELMVKKEIQLGTLRTIKVIDNRNGSSAIAEIVRPFFKLKHRQRFQTALSTAFEQMLLSYSTSKLHVEL
- a CDS encoding site-2 protease family protein; amino-acid sequence: MFTSSETLIIGTLLLVALGILGWGFYRARPFGRLGILAWLQSVVLMTPWLLFFGLFAAGIYINIAGILFLVVVSAGLYIFLGKQLRSAGQEAILRQRATERLAVDPSSQAENTPQPVIAQLQIEVLPIPEEDLNAIKSIFGIDTFFATETIAYQQGAIFKGNLRGEAEEVYKRLTASLKEKLGDKYRLFLVQNTDGKPVVIVLPSSSDPQPTMLPQKVFAGILAVATIATSFETAGLLLNFDLFANPERFTEALPIGAGILAILVAHEIGHWLVARRHQIRLSWPFFLPAVQIGSFGTITRFESLLPNRKVLFDISLAGPAVGGIVSLLMLIVGLLLSHPGSLFQLPNQFFQSSILVGSLARVVLGSALQSPLVNVHPLVVIGWLGLVITALNLMPAGQLDGGRIVQAIYGRKTAGRATLATLILLGVVALANTLALYWAFVILFLQRDLERPSLNEITEPDDARAALGLLALFLMITTLLPLTPGLAGRLGIGS
- a CDS encoding efflux RND transporter permease subunit; translated protein: MFVDFFIRRPVFTSVCAILILLVGAISIPTLPTAQYPDISPTQITVTANYVGASAEIVENTVTTILERQINGVEGLKYMTSSSSNNGNSTITVTFDPGRNKDIAAVDVQNRVSLAEPQLPEAVQRTGVTVNKQSNSIILAMGLYSDNKKFDNVFLSNYADLYIIDALKRINGVSQAQIFGERRYAMRLWLDPNRLASRNLTAQDVIDALNEQNLQVGAGQIGQQPSDPEQMYQIDLQAVSRLTEASEFADIVIKTGADGTLIKLKDVGRAELGAEDYNSFLRFKGNEGVGIGIFTTPGSNALDVARAVKVEMARLAERFPPGMKYEVAFDTTSFVEASLAEVVKTLIEAIALVVIVIYIFLQDWRTTLIPVIVVPLTLVGTFAFIKVFGFSINTLTMFGLTLATGLVVDDAIIIVENVSRLIEDEGMSPRQAASESMRELFGAVIATSLVLMAVFVPVAFFPGATGQIYKQFALTIAFSMGISTFLAITLTPSLSALLLRRGQRPRGWLGWIFDQINRFIDWTRRGYENILYRLTKITAIVVLLFVLSLGVTGWLYLSVPTAFIPDDDQGYFITIIQGPEGVSLNYTSKVMTQVEQEILKIPEVTGTFAIGGFGFSGNSANSGAIFTTLTPWEERHDPAKSAQAIIGRLAGVVSAIPEARIFPVNPPSIQGLGNFGGFQFQLQDRAGNSGLNTMLQIMGQLLQRGNQTPGLQAVFSTFNANTPQMLIEVDRNKAKALQVDVDEVFNTLQSYLGSRYVNDFNLLQRTYRVYVQADAQYRSNPDDIGKLYVRSVNDQMIPLSNLVKITPNTGAQTINHFNLFRSIEINGSAAPGYSSGQATSAMEKLAQEVLPATMGYEWAGITAEEKESGGLAPLIFGLGLVFVFLVLAAQYENYVDPLIIMLSVPLAILGALSAQSLRGLPNDVFCQVGLVMLIGLASKNAILIVEFANQLREQGLSLTKAAVQASQERLRPILMTSLSFILGVWPLVNPEGAGAASRKSLGTAIAGGMIVSTFLSLFIVPILYIVIGRIRDRLTPRPQPHQLDSSHDEKVSYNSHR
- a CDS encoding efflux RND transporter periplasmic adaptor subunit → MTSPEPQTDFGDQLPQTSYEPPRKQRRWLRLLLALILIVGGGTAVVWRLLTPANQQPASTNAQPPGVRVKVAPVQIGTIDESTEYIASLESRRSVTLQPRIQGQVTQIFVRSGDTIATGAAVIQVDPRQQQAAVSSIDAAAQASKAQLENARATLKSLEAERLSNLADLQLNQQDYNRYATLADQGAVARQTKDQYANRLATAKANLGVINSRISAQKASILQAEKDLQQAQANTEQQQVQLQYYRISAPFDGTVGDIPVKIGDFVNTSTQLVTITQNRPLEVKISVPTDKGAELRKGMPVELLNTQGQVIGTSRVFFIAPNASNDTQSILIKALFNNSKGELRADQLVRARVVWSERSGVLIPATAVSRVAGETFVYVAETQTSPKGVSQLVARQKPVKLGNIRGNNYQVLEGLQPQEQIVISGLLNLRDGLPIVPES